A part of Rickettsia canadensis str. McKiel genomic DNA contains:
- a CDS encoding DUF4166 domain-containing protein, whose product MICKNLIEKLPIILQKHYNIKPYSNNKITLEGKMNITISKIFQCFSPFCRAVWDLTSYPDNNLPVAVILTSDKTSPIILMHRIFYYKNRAAYHFYSKMILITDNIILELIRFRIAIKLLYHLENNKIIMDYGRYVLYLGKSLIPIPLHLIIGKFFTYKETENDKIFNMRVKMVHTLFSKIFEYTGKFKIEAL is encoded by the coding sequence ATGATTTGTAAAAATTTAATTGAGAAATTACCTATAATTCTACAAAAACACTATAATATTAAACCTTATTCTAATAACAAAATTACATTAGAAGGAAAAATGAATATTACTATATCAAAAATATTTCAGTGTTTCTCTCCTTTCTGTAGAGCAGTATGGGATCTTACTTCATATCCAGACAATAATCTTCCCGTTGCTGTGATACTAACAAGTGATAAAACTTCACCTATAATTTTAATGCATCGTATTTTTTATTATAAAAATAGAGCTGCTTATCACTTTTATTCAAAAATGATTCTTATCACAGATAATATAATACTTGAATTAATAAGATTTAGAATTGCGATCAAACTACTATATCATCTTGAAAATAATAAAATAATTATGGATTATGGAAGATATGTTTTATATTTAGGAAAATCGCTAATTCCTATACCTTTACATCTTATTATTGGCAAGTTTTTTACATATAAAGAAACAGAAAACGATAAAATATTTAATATGCGAGTAAAGATGGTACATACATTATTCAGTAAAATATTTGAATACACAGGTAAATTTAAAATAGAGGCTTTATAA